One Podarcis raffonei isolate rPodRaf1 chromosome 3, rPodRaf1.pri, whole genome shotgun sequence genomic region harbors:
- the SRSF12 gene encoding serine/arginine-rich splicing factor 12 isoform X3 — translation MFEDVRDAEDALYNLNRKWVCGRQIEIQFAQGDRKTPGQMKSKERRQCSPMDYRRSRSRSRRRTRSRSSSWGWSRRHSDSFKESRRRRHSYSQSKSRSKSLPRHSSSPRRSITPQRNSSSRGRSRSKSPHRSSKYVEKSPSSSHRRRSGSRTKSRSHPKRSGSATRSLSKSPRKHTNSSSRSHSRSFYQRNSNQSVSEED, via the exons ATGTTTGAAGATGTTCGTGATGCAGAAGATGCTCTTTATAACCTCAATAGAAAGTGGGTATGTGGCCGGCAAATTGAAATACAGTTTGCACAAGGTGATCGCAAAA CACCAGGTCAGATGAAATCGAAGGAGCGCCGCCAGTGTTCTCCAATGGACTATAGAAGGTCAAGAAGCCGTAGCCGAAGGAGGACACGTAGCAGAAGTTCTTCATGGGGCTGGAGCAGGAGACATTCTGATAGTTTTAAAGA GTCAAGGCGTAGACGACATTCTTACAGCCAATCTAAGTCTCGCTCAAAATCTCTTCCAAGGCATTCCAGCTCGCCCAGACGATCCATCACCCCGCAGAGAAATTCTAGTTCTAGGGGAAGGTCACGATCCAAGTCACCCCACAGAAGTTCCAAATACGTTGAAAAGTCACCATCCAGTTCCCATCGAAGACGTTCCGGTTCGAGAACAAAGTCACGATCACATCCAAAACGTTCCGGCTCAGCTACCAGATCCCTGTCGAAATCCCCTCGGAAACATACTAATTCCAGTTCTCGCTCACACTCTAGGAGCTTCTATCAGAGAAACAGCAACCAGTCAGTATCTGAAGAAGATTAA
- the PNRC1 gene encoding proline-rich nuclear receptor coactivator 1, with the protein MVTTTAPPPFLARISAGTEDPRRFPASLFQRLMRADCSGESHQPNCCPVGPGGSARPALKRVRRRRAKIRSAPSGLLQSRYQHYQQHRAGLTRRNTAQGTCNPYEVPVPSSEPGLETVPSAEPPAPSPRTAPVSISKPLRKELFRNRMGKSEKVTIPYSQPIHSIHLCDQAKINRPRNKCNIPLNKIPPSKKSENNFWQQSVSPELIKKQEKKPLKNAENVKSKKPVFLTEANQKENYAGAKFSGPPSPSVLPKPPSHWVGSPVEYSDQNRKMMAVHLKTLLKVQA; encoded by the exons ATGGTGACTACTACGGCGCCTCCACCGTTTCTAGCCCGGATCTCGGCCGGCACCGAGGACCCCCGGCGGTTCCCTGCATCCCTGTTCCAGCGCCTCATGCGGGCAGACTGCAGCGGGGAAAGCCACCAGCCCAACTGCTGCCCGGTGGGACCAGGAGGCAGCGCGCGGCCGGCGCTGAAGAGAGTGCGGCGGCGAAGAGCCAAGATACGGTCCGCTCCCTCCGGCCTCCTGCAGAGCCGCTACCAGCACTACCAGCAACATCGTGCCGGCTTGACGCGAAGGAACACCGCGCAGGGGACGTGTAACCCCTACGAAGTCCCTGTTCCCTCCTCAGAGCCAGGGCTAGAAACGGTTCCGAGCGCAGAACCGCCGGCACCTTCGCCGAGAACAGCCCCCGTCAGTATCAGTaaacccctcaggaaagag TTGTTCAGAAACAGGATGGGAAAGTCCGAGAAGGTTACCATTCCTTACAGTCAACCTATTCACAGTATACACCTTTGTGACCAAGCAAAGATTAACAGACCAAGGAACAAATGTAATATACCACTAAACAAGATTCCACCTTCAAAAAAAAGTGAAAATAACTTTTGGCAACAATCCGTGTCACCTGAACTCATTAAAAAGCAGGAGAAAAAGCCTCtgaaaaatgcagaaaatgtgAAATCAAAGAAACCTGTTTTTCTGACTGAAGCTAACCAAAAAGAAAACTATGCTGGGGCAAAGTTTAGTGGCCCTCCTTCACCCAGTGTCCTTCCAAAGCCTCCCAGTCATTGGGTAGGAAGCCCTGTTGAATATTCTGACCAAAACAGGAAGATGATGGCAGTCCATCTAAAAACTCTCTTAAAAGTTCAAGCGTAG
- the SRSF12 gene encoding serine/arginine-rich splicing factor 12 isoform X1: MSRYTRPPNTSLFVRNVADATRPEDLRREFGRYGPVVDVYIPLDFYTRRPRGFAYIQFEDVRDAEDALYNLNRKWVCGRQIEIQFAQGDRKTPGQMKSKERRQCSPMDYRRSRSRSRRRTRSRSSSWGWSRRHSDSFKESRRRRHSYSQSKSRSKSLPRHSSSPRRSITPQRNSSSRGRSRSKSPHRSSKYVEKSPSSSHRRRSGSRTKSRSHPKRSGSATRSLSKSPRKHTNSSSRSHSRSFYQRNSNQSVSEED; encoded by the exons ATGTCCCGGTACACGCGGCCTCCCAACACCTCGCTCTTCGTCAGGAACGTGGCCGACGCCACCAG GCCTGAGGATTTGCGTCGTGAATTTGGTCGGTATGGCCCTGTAGTAGACGTATACATTCCGCTTGACTTCTACACAAGACGCCCAAGAGGATTTGCTTATATACA GTTTGAAGATGTTCGTGATGCAGAAGATGCTCTTTATAACCTCAATAGAAAGTGGGTATGTGGCCGGCAAATTGAAATACAGTTTGCACAAGGTGATCGCAAAA CACCAGGTCAGATGAAATCGAAGGAGCGCCGCCAGTGTTCTCCAATGGACTATAGAAGGTCAAGAAGCCGTAGCCGAAGGAGGACACGTAGCAGAAGTTCTTCATGGGGCTGGAGCAGGAGACATTCTGATAGTTTTAAAGA GTCAAGGCGTAGACGACATTCTTACAGCCAATCTAAGTCTCGCTCAAAATCTCTTCCAAGGCATTCCAGCTCGCCCAGACGATCCATCACCCCGCAGAGAAATTCTAGTTCTAGGGGAAGGTCACGATCCAAGTCACCCCACAGAAGTTCCAAATACGTTGAAAAGTCACCATCCAGTTCCCATCGAAGACGTTCCGGTTCGAGAACAAAGTCACGATCACATCCAAAACGTTCCGGCTCAGCTACCAGATCCCTGTCGAAATCCCCTCGGAAACATACTAATTCCAGTTCTCGCTCACACTCTAGGAGCTTCTATCAGAGAAACAGCAACCAGTCAGTATCTGAAGAAGATTAA
- the SRSF12 gene encoding serine/arginine-rich splicing factor 12 isoform X2, whose amino-acid sequence MSRYTRPPNTSLFVRNVADATRPEDLRREFGRYGPVVDVYIPLDFYTRRPRGFAYIQFEDVRDAEDALYNLNRKWVCGRQIEIQFAQGDRKTPGQMKSKERRQCSPMDYRRSRSRSRRRTRSRSSSWGWSRRHSDSFKEHSSSPRRSITPQRNSSSRGRSRSKSPHRSSKYVEKSPSSSHRRRSGSRTKSRSHPKRSGSATRSLSKSPRKHTNSSSRSHSRSFYQRNSNQSVSEED is encoded by the exons ATGTCCCGGTACACGCGGCCTCCCAACACCTCGCTCTTCGTCAGGAACGTGGCCGACGCCACCAG GCCTGAGGATTTGCGTCGTGAATTTGGTCGGTATGGCCCTGTAGTAGACGTATACATTCCGCTTGACTTCTACACAAGACGCCCAAGAGGATTTGCTTATATACA GTTTGAAGATGTTCGTGATGCAGAAGATGCTCTTTATAACCTCAATAGAAAGTGGGTATGTGGCCGGCAAATTGAAATACAGTTTGCACAAGGTGATCGCAAAA CACCAGGTCAGATGAAATCGAAGGAGCGCCGCCAGTGTTCTCCAATGGACTATAGAAGGTCAAGAAGCCGTAGCCGAAGGAGGACACGTAGCAGAAGTTCTTCATGGGGCTGGAGCAGGAGACATTCTGATAGTTTTAAAGA GCATTCCAGCTCGCCCAGACGATCCATCACCCCGCAGAGAAATTCTAGTTCTAGGGGAAGGTCACGATCCAAGTCACCCCACAGAAGTTCCAAATACGTTGAAAAGTCACCATCCAGTTCCCATCGAAGACGTTCCGGTTCGAGAACAAAGTCACGATCACATCCAAAACGTTCCGGCTCAGCTACCAGATCCCTGTCGAAATCCCCTCGGAAACATACTAATTCCAGTTCTCGCTCACACTCTAGGAGCTTCTATCAGAGAAACAGCAACCAGTCAGTATCTGAAGAAGATTAA
- the LOC128410331 gene encoding BLOC-1-related complex subunit 6-like — MAEAAAAGVSPRGGGAGGLSEEPPSGLEREGPVRWDGRLTHFVARDFEQQMRRRAPPGSGCLIPAVDPAALQDLAALAVQAAAQVDELLRSVHGALQALTALSVGCIQTYRDGVESLGEAVDTSIRSMYTLMARCEELDKAMQPVPALARRIRDMKGALEKLEGLCK, encoded by the coding sequence AtggctgaggcggcggcggcgggagttTCCCCGCGGGGCGGCGGGGCGGGTGGCCTGTCGGAAGAGCCGCCGAGCGGCCTGGAGCGCGAGGGCCCCGTGCGCTGGGACGGGCGCCTCACGCACTTCGTGGCCCGCGACTTCGAGCAGCAGATGCGGCGCCGCGCCCCGCCGGGCTCCGGCTGCCTCATCCCCGCCGTGGACCCCGCGGCGCTGCAGGACCTGGCGGCTCTGGCCGTGCAGGCGGCGGCGCAGGTGGACGAGCTGCTGCGCAGCGTGCACGGCGCCCTGCAGGCGCTGACGGCGCTCAGCGTGGGCTGCATCCAGACATACCGCGACGGCGTGGAGAGCCTGGGCGAGGCGGTGGACACCAGCATCCGCTCCATGTACACCCTGATGGCGCGCTGCGAGGAGCTGGACAAGGCCATGCAGCCGGTGCCCGCCTTGGCCCGGCGCATCCGGGACATGAAGGGGGCGCTGGAGAAACTCGAGGGGCTCTGCAAATAG